From one Aggregicoccus sp. 17bor-14 genomic stretch:
- a CDS encoding carboxypeptidase-like regulatory domain-containing protein: protein MKRLLSLLLCATTLLAACGGGDAPEEAPAPVAGGAVNPGGSSGPQAPSTLAVRGTVLSAARQPVAGLAVLIVGQTPVNTDAAGRFSFSGVVPPYDLTVVDAANKEAAVYRQLRRADPTLVLFTPDGTPRAAQLQGRVTGGHSPQDSDEFTALAFLAPGTFAQNAADGAGGYRMGVQWYGPSTVDGMLYALQLHYNASTGLPSGYSGYAAQPLTLADGAISIVPDLGLLPITSGTVSGAVSVPAGYALDGKGVGITLDGAAGYYFPDRSTSPGFSYLLPYIPGGQALLRAHISKAGGGATEYLKAGVSVGAAQVSLAPQAPPESILPADGATRVDGQMRFSWTTFERGIHLAIFEPESADAPRITVVTAETSTSLPDLAALGLALPPSTRYTWHVEAVGPLAGVDAAASTALLDLQTFARGTPEAQLASSAVRTFVTAP from the coding sequence ATGAAGCGTCTCCTCTCCTTGCTCCTCTGTGCCACCACCCTCCTTGCCGCCTGCGGTGGCGGTGATGCCCCGGAGGAGGCACCGGCTCCTGTCGCGGGCGGCGCGGTCAACCCGGGCGGCAGCAGTGGCCCGCAGGCGCCGTCCACCCTCGCCGTGCGCGGCACGGTGCTCTCCGCGGCGCGCCAGCCCGTCGCGGGGCTGGCGGTGCTCATCGTGGGCCAGACGCCCGTGAACACCGACGCGGCGGGGCGCTTCTCCTTCTCGGGCGTGGTGCCGCCCTACGATCTCACCGTCGTCGATGCGGCCAACAAGGAGGCGGCGGTGTACCGCCAGCTCCGGCGGGCGGACCCGACGCTGGTGCTCTTCACGCCGGATGGCACCCCGCGCGCCGCCCAGCTCCAGGGCCGCGTCACCGGCGGCCACTCGCCCCAGGACAGTGACGAGTTCACCGCACTCGCCTTCCTCGCGCCCGGCACCTTCGCGCAGAACGCCGCGGACGGGGCGGGCGGCTACCGGATGGGGGTGCAGTGGTACGGCCCCTCCACCGTGGACGGGATGCTGTACGCCCTGCAGCTGCACTACAACGCGAGCACCGGCCTGCCCAGCGGCTACAGCGGCTACGCGGCCCAGCCGCTGACCCTGGCGGACGGCGCCATCTCGATCGTCCCGGACCTGGGTCTGCTGCCCATCACCAGCGGCACCGTGAGCGGCGCCGTCAGCGTGCCCGCCGGCTACGCGCTGGATGGCAAGGGCGTGGGCATCACCCTGGACGGGGCCGCCGGGTACTACTTCCCGGACCGCTCGACCTCGCCGGGCTTCTCCTACCTCCTGCCGTACATCCCAGGTGGCCAGGCGCTGCTGCGCGCGCACATCTCCAAGGCCGGCGGCGGCGCCACCGAGTATCTGAAGGCCGGCGTGTCCGTGGGCGCCGCGCAGGTGTCGCTCGCCCCGCAGGCGCCGCCGGAGAGCATCCTCCCGGCGGACGGCGCCACCCGCGTGGACGGGCAGATGCGCTTCTCCTGGACCACCTTCGAGCGCGGCATCCACCTCGCCATCTTCGAGCCCGAGAGCGCCGATGCGCCGCGCATCACCGTGGTGACCGCGGAGACGTCCACGAGCCTTCCGGACCTCGCTGCGCTGGGCCTCGCCCTGCCGCCCTCGACCCGGTACACCTGGCACGTCGAGGCCGTCGGCCCGCTCGCCGGTGTCGATGCCGCGGCGAGCACGGCGCTCCTCGACCTGCAGACCTTCGCCCGCGGGACCCCGGAGGCGCAGCTGGCCAGCTCCGCTGTGCGCACCTTCGTCACGGCGCCTTGA